Below is a window of Candidatus Aegiribacteria sp. DNA.
TGATGGGCGATTGATATGAAACGATTTGCCGTACTCACACTGAACTGGAACGGTTTGGATGTGCTTCCGGGAATGATTGAATCTCTTGCGCATCCCGTCGAAAAACTCGGCGGAGAGCTGATTGTTTTCGATAACGGTTCAAAGGATGGTTCGGAAAGAATTGCAGCTGAAACCTGGGGGAATAAGGACTGGTTCAGTCTTATCCGAGCTCCGGAGAATCTGGGCTTTGCGGGAGGCGCCAACGAAGCAATAAAAGACATTGATGCCGAGATAATAGTTTTAGCGAATTCCGATACAGTTTTTCTCCCGGGGAGTCTTGAGGTTCTGCTGGAAGCTGTTGAAAAGTATCCGGATGCTGGAATTATCGGTCCCCGTCTGCTATGGCCCGACGGTACTCTTCAACGTTCTATCAGAGACTTTCCATTTCCCGGACGACTGATCGCTGAACACCTGCCGATAATTAGAAAATCCTCATCTTCGAATCTGTCTCACAATACGACCCGGAGAGTGGACTGGCTGGTAGGCGCGGTGATGGTTTTCCGGAAACAGCTTTTCATGAAAGCAAAGGGATTTGACCAGGATTTTTTCTTCTACCACGAAGAGACAGAGCTTCAATATCGAATGTTTCTAATGGGGCATTCTTCAGTATTCGTGCCTGAGGCACAGGTGATTCATGTCGAGGGTGCGTCGGCCAGAAAAATGTTTGGTAGGGAAACGTACCTTGAATATATTCAGGCAAAGCTGAAATTCCTCGAGAAACATGGATATACAGGATCCATGGCTCTATTCAGACTATTCATGGGTTTGCTTATAGGGTACAGGCTTACAGCCGGATTTTTTTACCCCGCTTTATCCCGGAGGGATATTCGATACACAGCGTCCTACTGCCGGAGAGCTTTTCATGAGCTTTTCATGTACAGAAGGCTGGTAAAATATGCGGGTTGCATTATGAACATCCTGTACCGCTGAAAGGCTGATTTACCCGTGAAAAGCGAATTTCTCAGAATACTTCTGGTTTTTCCAGAAACGCGGTATCCATCGGGACAGCCTCCGCTGGGGCTTGGAATGCTCGCTGCGATATCGAAGAACCTGGACCGTCAGGTTGAGGTGTTCGACATGTCCTTCAGGAGTCGTCCCTTTAAGGATCTGACGACTGAACTTGCCAGATTCCAGCCGGATACAGTGGGTATATCCATAATGACTCCCCAACTTGCGGATGCCTGCAGAGTGGCCGACCTCGTGCGTGAATACATGCCGGAGGCTCTTATCGTCGCAGGTGGACCTCATGCCACAGTTCTACCGGATGATACTATCAGGAGAACCGGAGCTGACCTGGTCTATTCCGGAGAAGCGGAGATAGCCTGGAAAGCTCTTCTGAGTGGTGAGGAACCCTCCAACATTCAAGGCATGACAATGATAAAGGACGGAGAAATCCTCACAATCCCCGGGTTGTTGCTTACCGAAGACCTTGACACACTTCCGCTTCCCGACAGATCCGTTTTTGATATGGAAAAATATTTCGCTTCATGGTACTCCATGGACAGGGTTAACCCCGGGCTTAGGGGAACATCAGTAATGGCCACAAGAGGCTGTCCGTTCAAGTGCACTTTCTGCCAGCCCACGCTGAGCGAGATATTCGGCAGGAAAATCAGGAGACGTTCCCCGGAATCAATAATCGGGGAACTGGAATCGCTCATTGATAATTACGGTATTGACGCTTTTATGTTCGAGGATTCCACTTTCATACTCGATGCCGGGTGGGTCGGAAGCATCTGCAAATTGATGATAGAACGGGAACTGAACCTTAGGTGGTGCTGTAATGTGAGGGCTGACCTGCTGACAGAGGATCTTCTCGATATAATGATAGAAGCAGGACTGTCGAAGATAAACATGGGGGTTGAATCCGCATCCCAGAGGGTACTGGATGAGATCTACGAGAAAGGAATAACCGTTGAGGGGGTCAGAAGAGCCCTGCGCATGGCGAAAGAGAGAGGTGTTTACGTTCAGGGTTACTTCATGCTTGGAGCCCCGGGTGAATCGCGCGAGGAGATGAAGAAGACAATCCGGTTTGCCTCACGGGAACCGTTTGACGATGCTTTGTTCGATATAACAACCCCTTTTCCCCATACCGAACTCTGGGAAAGAACGAAGGGGCTGATCAGAAAGGATTTCGAGGATTTTGACTGTTTTCACAGTTCGGTTTACGAACTTGAAGGGTTCAAACCGGATGAGATAGAGAAAATTAAGAAGAAAGCCTTCTGGAGGTTCTATCTTCATCCTACCAGAATTCTGCAAACGCTGAAGACGGTTCTGGGCCATGGAAACCTTAAAAGAACACTGATTAAGATCAGGAGAGTCTAGGAGTATGTCCGATAATGTGCATTGAGCAGAAGAGCCTCGCAGCTTAGATAGAATGCTCGAAGATTTGAGGAGAATACTGGATGTATTTGACGATAAGCTCCTAGTACTGATTGCTTCGAATTCTTTTATGAAATTCGGTAATTCTTTTGTCTTGATGATTCTATATATTACTGTGAATTACAGTAGACAGGGAGAAAACCATAACTGACGGAACGACTGAAATGAAAACTGTTATCAAGGTTAACGGTCTTACGAGGAAATTTGGGGATTTTACGGCTGTTGACAGAATAGACTTTGAGGTTGCCGGCGGAGAAATATTCGGTTTTTTGGGCCCCAACGGCGCTGGTAAAACTACTACCGTCCGAATGCTGACCGGTGTTATTGAGCCAACCAGTGGTTCCGCAATGATACAGGACCACGATATCAGGAAAGAATCGATACTCTCAAGAGAGCATATAGCGGTGGTTCCCGAGCAGGCCAACGTATATCTTGACCTTTCGGTCTGGAGAAACCTCATGCTCATGGCTGAGCTTTACGGGATTCCCAAAGACAGGCGAATAAAGGAAGGGGAAAGACTTCTGAAAGCCCTGGGGCTGTTGAATAAAAAAGACAGCAAAGCCCGCGAGCTGTCAAAGGGTCTTAAGCAGAGGCTAATGCTTTGCGCAGCACTTATTACTGATCCCGAAGTGCTTTTTCTGGACGAGCCTACAAGCGGCCTTGATGTTCAGAGCGCAAGGCTTATAAGGAAAATTGTCAGGGAGTTGAACGACAAGGGTCTTACGGTTTTTCTAACTACGCATAACATGATTGAGGCAGGTGATATCTGTTCCAGGGTAGCGATAATCAATAACGGACGCATAGCGGCGATTGATACACCCGAGAAACTCAGATCGATGGTCAGCAAACGTCATTATGTTGAAGCGGTATTTAAAGACCAGGCACCACCTTTTGAAAAGCTGGAATCCCTTCCTGGCGTTATCAGGCTGGAATCGGATCAGAATACTCTCAGATTGTATACTGCAACTCCGGGAAGCGTGGCCACTGACCTCGCTGTCTTGACAACAGAGCTGAAGCTGGAAATCGATCAGCTGAATACCCGAAAACCCAGTCTTGAAGACGTGTTCCTTTACTACATCGGGGACGGAGATGAAGAATGAGCACCTCATCTGATCAATACACCTGGCGAAGGCAGCCGCACGGTTCTCTGATAATTCTGAAAAAGAACGTGCTTCTTTATTACCTGAAACCTCCGGTTCTTATCTTCGGGGTTCTATTCCCGGTGTTTTTCTTCCTCGCTTTTAAAATGGGCAGGTCAGTTTCTCCCGGTGGTGTTGTTCCCGGAATGGTTGCCATGGCGCTCTGGTTTACCGCCACCGCGATAGGCCCCCTGGTTACCCCGTGGGAGCGACGGGCGAAAACCTACGAGCGGCTGATATCCAGCCCCCTCTCTCTTCGCTCCATACTTGCGGGGGACGTTCTGAGCGGTTTCGTTTTCGGCTGCATGATTTCAGTAATACCGGTGATTCTTGGATTGCTTCTTACCGATGCCGTAATTGCGAATCTGCCCCTTCTTATTGGCGGTATTTTGATGGGAGCATTGAGTTTTTCTTCACTTGGCGTTCTTCTCTCCGCGCCCCCCGCGGCAAGTCCATCGAACATCATGCTTCTTTCGAGCCTTGTTCGGCTTCCGCTTCTCTTCGTAAGCGGGATATTTGTTCCCATCGGGCAGATGCCCGGGTGGGCTGCATGGGTGGCGCCACTGTCCCCGTTATCTTACACAAGCTCCCTGATAAGGGCGGCTTACGGAAGTGTTCCCTATTTTCCGGTCTGGATGTGTTTTCTCATGCTGTTTGTTTTTACATCTGTTCTTTTCATCGCTTCGTGCCTGTTCCATAACATGTACCGGGCAAAGGGATTGTGATAAATACCTGATTTATCAGGCGGTTCCCGACCTGATTCTCTCGACGATAAGTGAAACTCCGTAAGCGAAAGCGGCAACAAGTATAATAACAGCTCCGGGGGGCAGATTCAGAATCCATGCGAGGGAAAGACCTGCCAGATTGAATACCGCTGCCAGAATGGAAGCGAATATCATCATCTTCCACAGACTGCCGGTATACATCTCGGCGATGGCGGCGGGAATAGACAGCATAGCTATTACCATTATAAGACCTGTTATCTTCATTAGAAGAACCGCTGTCAGAGCGGTCAGTATCAGAAATAACCCCCTGATGAGTTTAGTTGGTACTCCCTGGAGCATGCTGAATTCCTGATCGAATGAAACCGCAAGGAATTCTTTGTACAATCCTGTGATTACAAGAAGAATCACGATGTCAAGTACAATCGCATAAGAAATATCGGAAGCTGAAACCGCGAGCAGGCTTCCGAAGAGCCAGCTCATGAGGTCCGCCGAATAGGTTCCGGAAATTTTTATGAAAATCAGCCCTGCTGCCATGCCTGTTGCCCACATCGCGGCCATAGCTGTATCGGTTTTTGCCTTTTTTCCCGACGAAACAGCCGCTATTCCGATTGCGGATACCGCGGCGAAACCTGTTGCTCCCATCAATGGATCGAAACCCAGCAGGTACGCAAGGCCCAGGCCTCCGAAAGAGGCGTGGGCGATGCTTCCGGCAAGGGCTGACATTCGATTGACTGTAACAAGGGTGCCGATTATGCCGCAGGCTATGGATCCAAGGAGTGACGCGATTACCGCATGCTGCATGAATGTATAGCCCAGCGCGTCGATCATGGTGTCGTTTCCTTTTTCTTCCCCAGTACTCTGTGGGGGATTCCACCGTGAGAAATAAGTTCGAAGGGACAACCGTAAGCTTTTGCCACCGATTCAGATGACAGTTGCTCCCCATGACTTATCAGGTTTCTGTTAATACATGCGATATTTTTAACATGGGCCGATACGGCGCCTACATCGTGTGTGACAAGCACGATGGTTATAGTACTGTTCAATTTGGCAAGGAGATTGAAAAAGCTTTCCTGCGTGTGATGATCAACACTGGCTACAGGTTCATCAAGCAGGAGTATCTGCGGGTTGCCCGAAAGAGCCCTGGCTATGAGTACCCGCTGCTTCTGGCCACCTGAGAGTGAGTTTATTTCATCATCGGCAAGATCTCCAATATCCAATTTCTCAAGATTCATTTCAGCTATTTCCCTGTCCCTGATGCTGAATCTTCCGAACAGGCCTGAATTTTTCAGCCTTCCCATGAGAACAACATCCATGACAGTAATGGGAAACGATTCGTCAGGAATAACCTGGGGTACATAACCTATTCTGGTGCGGGATTTTTCCGGGGGTACGCCGAGAACAGATACGCTTCCTTCCCAGGGTACCAGCAGACCCAGAATAACCTTGAGGAGTGTTGTTTTCCCGCCGCCGTTGGGTCCGATGACAGCGAGGAAATCGTCCTTTGGGACGGTAAGATCGATATTATGGATAATGGGGTTATCCCTGCGGTAACCTGCTGTAATACCCTTAAGTTCGATTACTGTGTTCAATCAGATTCCTCAGTTCCCGAAAGGTGTTCCGCTACATTGTGGAGATTGCTGTTCCAATCTTCCGCGAGCGGATCTATGTAAGTTACATCGGCATCGATCTCCGCAGCGATAGCCTCGGCTGAAGAGGTACTGAATTCAGGGGAGACGAAAACCGTTCTTATGCCGTTCTCTCTGGCGTAATCGACAAGAAGAGCCATCTCACTCGGTGATGGTTCGCTGCCGGCTGTTTCAATAGGTATCTGAACAAGGCCGAATTCATCGGCGAAATAGCCCCAGGCGGGATGAAAAACTATGAAACTCCTGGAGGATGATGAATCGATTAATTCGTGAATTCTGTTCTGAAGAGAATCTATCTCAAGATTGAAACTCTCCAGATTCGCCATGTATTCATCCGCCCGGGAGCTGTCAAGCAGGGACAGCTCATCAGCGATTACCGCTGCCTGGCTTCGGACCAGTTCCGGCGACAGCCATACGTGCGGATCTGGAGAACCGCCGGATTCCGATAATGTCTCGTAGCCGGTAACGGTGTATCGGTCGATTGGAAGTCTTACGATGTTTTCGATAGTGCTTTTGACGTTCAGATCAGGGCTGGAGCCTGTGAACCTTGGAAGCCATGGTGTTTCAAAAGGAACTCCAACCGTGAACCATACATCTACATTGCTCATCCTTCTCATATCCGATGGGGATGGTTCGTACGTGGCAGGATTTGCGCCCGGCGGCACGACCACGAACACGTTAAGCGAATCTCCTGTTATCCTTTCAACGAAATATCTCTGCGGGAGAATGCTTACAGCCAGTGACAAATTGTTTTCATCTTCAGAAATCCCTCCGGTGCAGCCAACCGGAAGGAGCATGAGAGAGAGGACGGAAGCTGACATGATTAATCTTTTGAACATTCGTGACACGTTCCTTCCAGATAGAAATTCCGGGAGCAACAGTAACGAGGAATTCCTTCAATCCTCCGTTATCGCAAATCAATTGCAACAGTATATACTGCGGACAGTGTGACAGCAAGCCTGTCTTTACCCATATTCATCCTTCGGGAGGTGAAAGTGGTATTATCGGTTAAAGTAATCAAAAGCAATTTGTTAAAAGCAAGAGAACTTGTAGAAGATTCCCTCGAATTATGCGGAGAAAGCGGCCGTGAAGTCAAAATAATGGCCGTCACAAAAACTCACCCTGTTGATGTTGCGAGTAAAGCGATAAAGGCAGGCATTACGCTGCTTGGCGAGAACCGCGTGAGTGAGGGGGGGCGCAAGATAAATGCCCTGGGTAAGGATTCAGCTGAATTCCATATGATAGGACCAATACATACAGGAGAGGTTCGTCAGGCCGCACGGGATTTTCACTGGATCGATTCCGTTGGCAGAATGAAAATCGCCCGGGAGATCGCGCGAAGAACAGTTTTAAAAGGTCTTGAACAGCCGGGCATCCTGATCGAGGTTAATACATCAGGAGAAGAATCCAAGCATGGTTTCAGTCCCGATTATCATCTGCTGGAAGATGTTCTGGGAGAGATCGGTGGAATCGGTTTGCGTATATCAGGGTTAATGACAGTAGGACCTCTTGGAGCAAGCGAATTGGATACATCGGAAGCCTTCGCTCTTCTTAGAATCCTGAGAGACCGTTTGAAGGACAATTGCGATTACGATTTATCCGAGCTATCCATGGGAATGAGTGATGATTTCCAGCTTGCGGTTAAAGAGGGGGCTACAACAGTTCGACTTGGAAGGTACCTGTTCGGTCCCAGAGAGACCCGTTGAAGTAGAATTGACTTCGGATGAACCGTATATATTATTCTTTAAATGTGTATGCAGAAAAAGGGGGGTTAGTTTCCCTGATATTGTCAGACATGGAAATGGAGAATCATCGTGCGTATTACACCCCTTGATATAAGAAGACAGAATTTTCGCAAAACCATGAGAGGTTACGATGCCGACGAGGTGGAAGCATTTCTCGAAATGGTTGCTTCAGCCTGGGAAGAACTGGTCGAGAACCTTGAAAATGCTGAAAAGGAACTGACCGTTCTAAGAGCCAGAGCATCGGATTTCGACCGGATGGAAGGCGCGGTAAGAGATGTGCTCGTGCAGCAGCAGCAGAGCGCGGCGCAGGCAAGGAAAGAAGCCGATAAGGAAGCTGAACTTATAATCATGGATGCCGAGGTAAAGGCATCCAACCTTATTTCCGAAGCCCGTGAACGGGTTCAGGTGCTGACTGAAACCATACGTGAGCTGCAGGATAGAAGGTTATCGGTGCTGTCGCAGATCAGGTCTTTTGTTGACTCACAAAGGAGAATACTGGATATCGAGGAGGAAAGGATAAAATCCGAAATGATACCTGATGAGGAAAAACTTCCCGGAGAAGAGAACGGTGACTCTCCAATACTGGAACTTACGGAGTTGTAATAATGACTATCCTGCTGATTATCCTGCTGGGTTCAAGCTCCGTTTCGGAGTCTGTACTACGCTTTACCGATGTGCCTGTCCAGGTGGGCAGTTCCGCGACCTCTTTTACCTGGGAATGTCCGGATATCCAGCTAATTGAGGGTTTGCCTGATGGTTTAATGGGCTATTCAGCTGACAACTGCGGATTTTCGGGCTCTTCAGGTTCAGTGCTGCTTCCGAGGGCGAATCTCTTTCTCGCGATCCCCCCGGGGGCAGAACCTGAACTGGAGATCATTCCTGAGGGAGTCTGTTTTCTTTCCGGAGGAACTGTTTCCTCCGCAAGTGTATCTCCCGCCGGAATCGATCAGTTCCAGGCCGCGGATACCGAGGATATTCCCGTTATATGGGGTTCGATTACCTGTACCGGAACGTTCCGTAGAGCAGGTTACGTTCAGATTCAGCTGCATCCTGTGATATTCCGAAATGGTGATCTTTACACCGCTGACAGATTCAGGATACGTTTGAATTATCCTGCCTCCGGATCATCGGTTTCCGCCTCAGGAATAACCGGCTCCATATTCGATACTCTCTTCGAAGGAGGAAATCACGTCTGGAATGTTCCCGAAAAGAGAAATGACTCAAGCCCCTTCTGGGGGTTGCCGTGGTACGCTGTCGATATTGATACGGCTGGAATCTACTCCATCTCCGTAGCTGATATTCCGATGGCTGAGGGAACTCCATCATCCAGCCTGTCCCTGTTCTGCGGCAGAGGACGCGAGATGGGTGACAAACCCTGGTTTTGTGAATACAGCCCAAGGCCTGTTCCGGTCATCGTTGAGGACGGAGGAGACGGCGTATTCGATTCAGGGGACAGGGTCATCTTTTTCGGAAGAGGGCTGGCATGGTGGGAATCCATAGACGACAAGATGCCTTCACATTACAACCACAGATACTGTACCCAGAACACCTACTGGCTCACATGGGGCGGGGAAGACGGAGCCAGGATGAATATTCAGAACGGGGAACTGACAGGTGCTCCGGCCATGCCGGACAGTTTCCTCGCAAGGCAGCATCTTGAACAGAATTTTGTCAGGACCCAGGGAGTAGTTGGATTTTCAGATGACTGGGGCTGGTTCAAATCTGAAGGCAGCTCAGATACCTGGAATTATTTGAATTTTGATGCTCCCGGGACCGAGGGCAGCGGTTTCCTGCGGATTAATCTGGCTTCAAGCGAGAACAAGACGCACCATATCAGGATATTGCTGAACTCAAATTTGGTATGCGATACCACCTGGAACGGCAGCAGTTTATTTTTACTTACTACAAGACTTGAAGGAATTCAGGATACGGGGAACAGTCTCAGCCTTAATATTATCAGAGAATCTGGAACCGATACGGTTTTTCTCGACTGGTTTGAAGTATTCGGATGGACCGGCACATCATTGTCAGGCCAGGCTCATGTACCGCTTGAATGGTGGCCTGTGTACGACCGACAGGAACTAACATGGGGAAACGATCTGAATGATGCCCTGGTATTTCTCGTGGGGGGAGATACTCTTGCTGAAAACATCAGCGTAGAAAACACATACAAATTCGAATTTGAAATACCCTCGTCATGGGAAGCGAGAGAACTATGGATCTCCGATTATGCGAATATGATATCTCCCGCGGAAGTGCGGTACGAATCACCCGGCAGGATCGTAGGAACGATGGATGGTGCCAATAGCATTTACTTGGCTGCAGATGAAT
It encodes the following:
- a CDS encoding YggS family pyridoxal phosphate-dependent enzyme, yielding MVLSVKVIKSNLLKARELVEDSLELCGESGREVKIMAVTKTHPVDVASKAIKAGITLLGENRVSEGGRKINALGKDSAEFHMIGPIHTGEVRQAARDFHWIDSVGRMKIAREIARRTVLKGLEQPGILIEVNTSGEESKHGFSPDYHLLEDVLGEIGGIGLRISGLMTVGPLGASELDTSEAFALLRILRDRLKDNCDYDLSELSMGMSDDFQLAVKEGATTVRLGRYLFGPRETR
- a CDS encoding ABC transporter permease — translated: MSTSSDQYTWRRQPHGSLIILKKNVLLYYLKPPVLIFGVLFPVFFFLAFKMGRSVSPGGVVPGMVAMALWFTATAIGPLVTPWERRAKTYERLISSPLSLRSILAGDVLSGFVFGCMISVIPVILGLLLTDAVIANLPLLIGGILMGALSFSSLGVLLSAPPAASPSNIMLLSSLVRLPLLFVSGIFVPIGQMPGWAAWVAPLSPLSYTSSLIRAAYGSVPYFPVWMCFLMLFVFTSVLFIASCLFHNMYRAKGL
- a CDS encoding metal ABC transporter permease, whose product is MIDALGYTFMQHAVIASLLGSIACGIIGTLVTVNRMSALAGSIAHASFGGLGLAYLLGFDPLMGATGFAAVSAIGIAAVSSGKKAKTDTAMAAMWATGMAAGLIFIKISGTYSADLMSWLFGSLLAVSASDISYAIVLDIVILLVITGLYKEFLAVSFDQEFSMLQGVPTKLIRGLFLILTALTAVLLMKITGLIMVIAMLSIPAAIAEMYTGSLWKMMIFASILAAVFNLAGLSLAWILNLPPGAVIILVAAFAYGVSLIVERIRSGTA
- a CDS encoding B12-binding domain-containing radical SAM protein, yielding MKSEFLRILLVFPETRYPSGQPPLGLGMLAAISKNLDRQVEVFDMSFRSRPFKDLTTELARFQPDTVGISIMTPQLADACRVADLVREYMPEALIVAGGPHATVLPDDTIRRTGADLVYSGEAEIAWKALLSGEEPSNIQGMTMIKDGEILTIPGLLLTEDLDTLPLPDRSVFDMEKYFASWYSMDRVNPGLRGTSVMATRGCPFKCTFCQPTLSEIFGRKIRRRSPESIIGELESLIDNYGIDAFMFEDSTFILDAGWVGSICKLMIERELNLRWCCNVRADLLTEDLLDIMIEAGLSKINMGVESASQRVLDEIYEKGITVEGVRRALRMAKERGVYVQGYFMLGAPGESREEMKKTIRFASREPFDDALFDITTPFPHTELWERTKGLIRKDFEDFDCFHSSVYELEGFKPDEIEKIKKKAFWRFYLHPTRILQTLKTVLGHGNLKRTLIKIRRV
- a CDS encoding DivIVA domain-containing protein → MRITPLDIRRQNFRKTMRGYDADEVEAFLEMVASAWEELVENLENAEKELTVLRARASDFDRMEGAVRDVLVQQQQSAAQARKEADKEAELIIMDAEVKASNLISEARERVQVLTETIRELQDRRLSVLSQIRSFVDSQRRILDIEEERIKSEMIPDEEKLPGEENGDSPILELTEL
- a CDS encoding ATP-binding cassette domain-containing protein; amino-acid sequence: MKTVIKVNGLTRKFGDFTAVDRIDFEVAGGEIFGFLGPNGAGKTTTVRMLTGVIEPTSGSAMIQDHDIRKESILSREHIAVVPEQANVYLDLSVWRNLMLMAELYGIPKDRRIKEGERLLKALGLLNKKDSKARELSKGLKQRLMLCAALITDPEVLFLDEPTSGLDVQSARLIRKIVRELNDKGLTVFLTTHNMIEAGDICSRVAIINNGRIAAIDTPEKLRSMVSKRHYVEAVFKDQAPPFEKLESLPGVIRLESDQNTLRLYTATPGSVATDLAVLTTELKLEIDQLNTRKPSLEDVFLYYIGDGDEE
- a CDS encoding metal ABC transporter ATP-binding protein, translating into MNTVIELKGITAGYRRDNPIIHNIDLTVPKDDFLAVIGPNGGGKTTLLKVILGLLVPWEGSVSVLGVPPEKSRTRIGYVPQVIPDESFPITVMDVVLMGRLKNSGLFGRFSIRDREIAEMNLEKLDIGDLADDEINSLSGGQKQRVLIARALSGNPQILLLDEPVASVDHHTQESFFNLLAKLNSTITIVLVTHDVGAVSAHVKNIACINRNLISHGEQLSSESVAKAYGCPFELISHGGIPHRVLGKKKETTP
- a CDS encoding glycosyltransferase family 2 protein, with the protein product MKRFAVLTLNWNGLDVLPGMIESLAHPVEKLGGELIVFDNGSKDGSERIAAETWGNKDWFSLIRAPENLGFAGGANEAIKDIDAEIIVLANSDTVFLPGSLEVLLEAVEKYPDAGIIGPRLLWPDGTLQRSIRDFPFPGRLIAEHLPIIRKSSSSNLSHNTTRRVDWLVGAVMVFRKQLFMKAKGFDQDFFFYHEETELQYRMFLMGHSSVFVPEAQVIHVEGASARKMFGRETYLEYIQAKLKFLEKHGYTGSMALFRLFMGLLIGYRLTAGFFYPALSRRDIRYTASYCRRAFHELFMYRRLVKYAGCIMNILYR
- a CDS encoding zinc ABC transporter substrate-binding protein, translated to MFKRLIMSASVLSLMLLPVGCTGGISEDENNLSLAVSILPQRYFVERITGDSLNVFVVVPPGANPATYEPSPSDMRRMSNVDVWFTVGVPFETPWLPRFTGSSPDLNVKSTIENIVRLPIDRYTVTGYETLSESGGSPDPHVWLSPELVRSQAAVIADELSLLDSSRADEYMANLESFNLEIDSLQNRIHELIDSSSSRSFIVFHPAWGYFADEFGLVQIPIETAGSEPSPSEMALLVDYARENGIRTVFVSPEFSTSSAEAIAAEIDADVTYIDPLAEDWNSNLHNVAEHLSGTEESD